One Burkholderia sp. 9120 DNA window includes the following coding sequences:
- the ileS gene encoding isoleucine--tRNA ligase has translation MSNKKADSKPQSRYPVNLLDTPFPMRGDLPKREPQWVKEWQEGKIYEKIRAASKGRKKFILHDGPPYANGDIHLGHAVNKILKDMIVKARNLAGFDAVYVPGWDCHGMPIEIQIEKQFGKSLPAAEVMQKARAYATEQIEKQKVGFRRLGVLGDWDNPYKTMNFTNEAGEIRALAKILEKGYVFRGLKPVNWCFDCGSALAEAEVEYADKNDPTIDVLFSFAEPEKTAHAFGLNALPREEGGIVIWTTTPWTIPANQALNLHPEIVYALVDTPRGLLILAEERVEACLKQYGLEGTIVATAPGAKLVNLRFNHPLAAAHPAYKRTAPVYLGDYVTTETGTGVVHSSPAYGVEDFVSCKAHGMADSDIISPVMGDGRYIESLALFGGLSIWAANPQIVEALQTAGSLMRTERYTHSYMHCWRHKTPIIYRATSQWFAGMDVKPNDSDRTLRETALEGIENTAFYPAWGKQRLFSMIANRPDWTLSRQRQWGVPMAFFVHKETGELHPRTVELLEEVAQRVEKAGIEAWQTLDPRELLGDEANLYEKNRDTLDVWFDSGTTHWHVLRGSHKDELQFPADLYLEGSDQHRGWFHSSLLTASMLDGRPPYNALLTHGFTVDGEGRKMSKSLGNGIDPHEVANRLGAEIIRLWIASTDYSGELAISEEILKRVTESYRRIRNTLRFLLANLSDFDFAQHARPVEDWLEIDRYAVALSANLQNDILTHYDKYEFHPVVAKLQTFCSEDLGGFYLDVLKDRLYTTAADSVARRSAQTALYHIAHGLLRLMAPFMSFTAEEAWKVFQPNSETIFTETYHAFPAVPQAGELLDKWTLLRAARGDVTKALEEARGANLIGSSLQAEVEIRASGARYDVLASLGEDLKFVLITSAANVVKVASEAEEGVEVIASKYLKCERCWHYREDVGAHADHPTLCGRCFSNLFGDGESRSAA, from the coding sequence ATGAGCAACAAGAAAGCCGATTCGAAACCGCAGTCACGCTATCCCGTGAACCTGCTCGACACGCCGTTCCCGATGCGCGGCGACCTGCCCAAGCGCGAGCCGCAATGGGTCAAGGAATGGCAGGAAGGCAAGATCTACGAAAAGATCCGCGCCGCCAGCAAGGGCCGCAAGAAGTTCATCCTGCACGACGGGCCGCCGTATGCGAACGGCGACATCCACCTCGGTCACGCGGTGAACAAGATCCTGAAGGACATGATCGTCAAGGCGCGCAATCTGGCGGGCTTCGACGCGGTCTACGTGCCGGGCTGGGACTGCCACGGCATGCCGATCGAAATCCAGATCGAAAAGCAGTTCGGCAAATCGCTGCCGGCCGCGGAAGTGATGCAGAAGGCGCGCGCCTACGCGACCGAACAGATCGAGAAGCAGAAGGTCGGCTTCCGTCGTCTGGGCGTGCTCGGCGACTGGGACAATCCGTACAAGACCATGAACTTCACGAACGAAGCCGGCGAAATCCGCGCGCTCGCGAAGATCCTGGAAAAAGGCTACGTGTTCCGCGGTCTGAAGCCGGTCAACTGGTGTTTCGACTGCGGCTCGGCGCTGGCTGAAGCGGAAGTCGAATACGCGGACAAGAACGATCCGACCATCGACGTGCTGTTCAGCTTCGCCGAACCGGAAAAGACCGCGCACGCGTTCGGCCTGAACGCACTGCCGCGCGAAGAAGGCGGCATCGTGATCTGGACCACCACGCCGTGGACCATCCCCGCCAACCAGGCGCTGAACCTGCATCCGGAAATCGTCTACGCGCTGGTGGATACGCCGCGCGGTCTGCTGATCCTCGCGGAAGAGCGCGTTGAAGCGTGCCTGAAGCAATACGGCCTGGAAGGCACGATCGTCGCCACCGCGCCGGGCGCGAAGCTCGTCAACCTGCGCTTCAATCACCCGCTCGCGGCCGCGCATCCGGCTTACAAGCGCACCGCGCCGGTCTATCTCGGCGACTACGTGACGACCGAAACCGGTACGGGTGTCGTGCACTCGTCGCCGGCCTACGGCGTGGAAGACTTCGTGTCGTGCAAGGCGCACGGCATGGCCGATTCCGACATCATCAGCCCGGTGATGGGCGACGGCCGTTACATCGAATCGCTCGCGCTGTTCGGCGGCCTGTCGATCTGGGCGGCGAATCCGCAGATCGTCGAGGCGCTGCAAACGGCCGGCTCGCTGATGCGCACCGAGCGCTACACGCACAGCTACATGCACTGCTGGCGCCACAAGACGCCGATCATCTACCGCGCGACCTCGCAATGGTTCGCCGGCATGGACGTGAAGCCGAACGACAGCGACAGAACGCTGCGTGAGACCGCGCTGGAAGGCATCGAAAACACCGCGTTCTATCCGGCGTGGGGCAAGCAGCGTCTGTTCAGCATGATCGCCAACCGCCCGGACTGGACGCTGTCGCGTCAACGCCAATGGGGCGTGCCGATGGCGTTCTTCGTGCACAAGGAAACCGGCGAGCTGCATCCGCGCACGGTGGAACTGCTCGAAGAAGTCGCGCAACGCGTTGAGAAGGCCGGGATCGAAGCGTGGCAAACGCTCGACCCGCGCGAACTGCTCGGCGACGAAGCCAACCTGTACGAAAAGAACCGCGACACGCTGGACGTCTGGTTCGATTCGGGCACCACGCACTGGCATGTGCTGCGCGGCTCGCATAAAGACGAACTGCAATTTCCGGCCGATCTGTATCTGGAAGGCTCGGATCAACACCGCGGCTGGTTCCACTCGTCGCTGCTGACCGCCTCGATGCTCGACGGCCGTCCGCCGTACAACGCGCTGCTGACCCACGGCTTCACCGTCGACGGCGAAGGCCGCAAGATGAGCAAGTCGCTCGGCAACGGGATCGACCCGCATGAAGTGGCGAACCGTCTGGGCGCGGAAATCATCCGCTTGTGGATCGCGTCGACCGATTACTCGGGCGAACTGGCGATCTCGGAAGAAATCCTGAAGCGCGTCACGGAAAGCTATCGCCGGATCCGCAACACGCTGCGCTTCCTGCTCGCGAACCTGTCGGACTTCGACTTCGCGCAGCACGCGCGTCCAGTTGAAGACTGGCTCGAGATCGATCGCTACGCGGTCGCGCTGTCGGCGAACCTGCAGAACGACATCCTCACGCACTACGACAAGTACGAGTTTCATCCGGTGGTCGCCAAGCTGCAGACGTTCTGCTCGGAAGACCTCGGCGGCTTCTACCTCGACGTGCTGAAGGACCGCCTGTACACCACGGCGGCGGATTCGGTCGCGCGCCGTTCGGCACAGACCGCGCTGTATCACATCGCGCACGGTCTGCTGCGTCTGATGGCGCCGTTCATGTCCTTCACCGCCGAAGAAGCGTGGAAGGTGTTCCAGCCGAATAGCGAAACCATCTTCACCGAGACGTATCACGCGTTCCCGGCCGTGCCGCAAGCGGGCGAACTGCTCGACAAGTGGACGCTGCTGCGCGCGGCGCGCGGCGACGTGACGAAGGCGCTGGAAGAAGCGCGCGGCGCGAACCTGATCGGTTCGTCGCTGCAGGCGGAAGTCGAAATCCGCGCGAGCGGCGCGCGTTACGACGTGCTCGCGAGCCTCGGCGAAGACCTGAAGTTCGTGCTGATCACGTCGGCGGCGAATGTCGTGAAGGTCGCGAGCGAAGCGGAAGAAGGCGTCGAAGTGATCGCGTCGAAGTATCTGAAATGCGAGCGCTGCTGGCACTACCGCGAAGACGTCGGCGCGCACGCCGATCACCCCACGCTGTGCGGCCGCTGCTTCAGCAATCTGTTCGGCGACGGTGAATCGAGGAGCGCGGCATAA
- the lspA gene encoding signal peptidase II, with amino-acid sequence MARTLSKASSGHSSLAPWLGVALIVILFDQLTKIAIQKVFAYGVPHEITPFFNLILVYNRGAAFSFLAMAGGWQRWAFTALGVIAALVICYLLKRHGGQKMFCTALSLILGGALGNVIDRLAYGHVIDFLDFHVRTWHWPAFNLADSAITVGAILLVLDELRRVRGASR; translated from the coding sequence ATGGCACGAACCCTGTCCAAAGCATCGAGCGGCCATAGTTCGCTGGCGCCCTGGCTGGGCGTCGCGCTGATCGTGATTCTGTTCGATCAGTTGACGAAGATCGCGATCCAAAAGGTGTTCGCGTACGGTGTCCCGCATGAGATCACGCCGTTTTTCAACCTGATCCTCGTGTACAACCGCGGCGCGGCGTTCAGCTTCCTCGCCATGGCCGGCGGCTGGCAGCGTTGGGCCTTCACCGCGCTCGGCGTGATCGCGGCGCTCGTGATCTGCTATCTGCTCAAGCGCCACGGCGGGCAGAAAATGTTCTGCACGGCGCTCTCGCTGATTCTCGGCGGCGCGCTCGGCAATGTGATCGACCGGCTCGCGTACGGTCACGTGATCGACTTCCTCGATTTTCACGTGCGCACGTGGCACTGGCCGGCGTTCAATCTCGCCGACAGCGCGATTACCGTCGGCGCGATCCTGCTGGTGCTCGACGAGTTGCGGCGCGTCCGCGGCGCGTCACGCTAA
- the coaBC gene encoding bifunctional phosphopantothenoylcysteine decarboxylase/phosphopantothenate--cysteine ligase CoaBC: MATAELAGKHLVLGMTGGIACYKIAELTRLLTKAGATVQVVMTEAATQFITPVTMQALSGRPVYTSQWDARMANNMAHIDLSREADAIVIAPASTDFLAKLAHGMADDLLSTLCVARDCPLLVVPAMNRQMWQNPATQRNVTQLREDGVQVLGPDSGPQACGEIGDGRMLEAAATYEAIASFFSPKILAGRRVLLTAGPTFEPLDPVRGITNRSSGKMGFALARAAQQAGAEVHLVAGPVALETPWGVFREDVQTAQQMHDAVMRSVANADIFIGVAAVADWRADHASEHKIKKTAERTLPTFTFVENPDILATVAQLPHPPFAVGFAAESGDLEVHGEEKRARKKVPLLIGNLGPLTFGLDDNEVILFEASGATKLPRADKQTLARTLIAEIAKRLPDSSLIR; this comes from the coding sequence TTGGCAACCGCAGAACTCGCAGGAAAACACCTCGTCCTCGGCATGACGGGCGGCATCGCCTGCTACAAGATCGCCGAACTCACGCGTCTGCTGACCAAGGCCGGCGCGACCGTGCAGGTCGTCATGACCGAAGCGGCCACGCAGTTCATCACTCCCGTCACCATGCAGGCGCTCTCGGGCCGTCCGGTCTACACGAGCCAGTGGGATGCGCGCATGGCGAACAACATGGCGCACATCGATCTGTCGCGTGAAGCGGATGCGATCGTGATCGCGCCCGCCTCCACCGACTTCCTCGCCAAGCTCGCCCACGGCATGGCCGACGACCTGCTGTCCACGCTGTGCGTGGCGCGCGACTGTCCGCTGCTGGTCGTGCCGGCCATGAACCGGCAGATGTGGCAGAACCCGGCCACGCAGCGCAACGTCACGCAACTGCGCGAGGACGGCGTTCAGGTGCTCGGCCCCGACTCCGGCCCGCAGGCTTGCGGCGAAATCGGCGACGGGCGCATGCTCGAAGCGGCCGCCACGTATGAGGCGATCGCGTCGTTTTTCTCGCCCAAGATTCTGGCCGGCCGGCGCGTGTTGCTGACCGCCGGACCGACCTTCGAACCGCTCGATCCGGTGCGCGGCATCACCAACCGGTCGAGCGGCAAGATGGGTTTCGCGCTGGCGCGCGCCGCGCAACAGGCCGGCGCCGAGGTGCATCTGGTGGCCGGCCCGGTTGCGCTGGAAACGCCGTGGGGCGTGTTCCGCGAAGACGTGCAGACCGCGCAGCAAATGCACGATGCGGTGATGCGCTCGGTCGCGAATGCCGACATCTTTATCGGCGTGGCCGCCGTGGCCGACTGGCGCGCCGATCACGCCAGCGAGCACAAGATCAAGAAGACCGCCGAGCGCACGCTACCCACCTTCACGTTCGTCGAGAATCCGGACATTCTGGCCACGGTCGCGCAACTGCCGCATCCGCCGTTCGCGGTCGGCTTCGCGGCGGAGAGCGGCGATCTCGAAGTGCATGGCGAAGAAAAGCGCGCACGCAAGAAGGTGCCGCTGCTGATCGGCAATCTCGGGCCGCTGACTTTCGGCCTCGACGACAACGAAGTGATCCTGTTCGAAGCCAGCGGCGCCACGAAGCTGCCGCGCGCCGACAAGCAGACGCTCGCGCGCACGCTGATCGCGGAGATCGCGAAGCGCTTGCCCGATTCAAGTCTGATTCGCTGA
- a CDS encoding LLM class flavin-dependent oxidoreductase, producing the protein MTLLSVLDQTPVIAGHSVADAIAATVELAQLADDLGYTRYWCAEHHGLRGVSNPCPEVLLARLGSVTKRIRLGSGGVMLPYYSPFKVAEQFMMLEALFPNRIDLGVGRAPGGDMRTAQAVAAGDYNRGDIFPQQVADLVGLMHGTLPDDHVAHGVLLQPQIDTRPQLWMLGSSEFGGLLAAQLGIRFAFAHFINAHFGHQVAQAYRERFKASQEAQQAYLAAAVFVICADTEQEAADLEKAVDLRRVQMAYGLNEPIPSIEQGIAQEYGEREQLVIARERPRSIVGTPEIVTERLHALQEQFQADELIVLTVAGSYRARLRSYELLADAFQLAH; encoded by the coding sequence ATGACGCTACTATCCGTGCTCGATCAAACGCCCGTGATCGCCGGGCACTCGGTGGCGGATGCGATCGCCGCCACCGTGGAACTTGCGCAACTCGCCGACGACCTCGGCTACACGCGCTACTGGTGCGCCGAACACCATGGCCTGCGCGGCGTATCGAATCCTTGCCCGGAAGTGCTGCTGGCGCGCCTCGGCAGTGTGACGAAACGCATTCGCCTCGGCTCAGGCGGCGTGATGCTGCCTTACTACAGTCCGTTCAAAGTCGCCGAGCAATTCATGATGCTCGAGGCGCTGTTTCCGAATCGCATCGACCTCGGCGTAGGACGTGCGCCGGGCGGCGACATGCGCACCGCGCAAGCGGTCGCGGCCGGCGACTACAACCGCGGCGATATTTTTCCGCAGCAGGTCGCGGATCTGGTCGGGCTGATGCACGGCACGCTGCCCGACGATCACGTCGCACATGGCGTGCTACTGCAACCGCAAATCGATACGCGCCCGCAACTGTGGATGCTCGGATCGAGCGAATTCGGCGGCTTGCTGGCCGCGCAACTCGGCATTCGTTTCGCGTTCGCGCATTTCATCAACGCGCATTTCGGGCATCAGGTGGCGCAGGCTTATCGCGAGCGTTTCAAGGCCAGTCAGGAAGCGCAACAGGCTTATCTCGCCGCCGCGGTTTTTGTGATCTGTGCGGACACCGAACAGGAAGCGGCCGATCTGGAGAAAGCCGTCGATCTGCGCCGCGTGCAAATGGCGTACGGCCTGAACGAACCCATTCCGTCGATCGAACAAGGCATCGCGCAGGAGTACGGCGAGCGCGAGCAACTGGTGATCGCGCGGGAACGGCCGCGTAGCATTGTCGGTACGCCGGAGATCGTCACTGAACGCCTGCATGCGCTGCAGGAGCAGTTCCAGGCCGATGAGCTGATCGTGCTGACCGTGGCGGGCAGCTATCGCGCCCGCCTGCGCTCTTATGAACTCCTTGCCGATGCGTTCCAACTGGCGCATTGA
- the dut gene encoding dUTP diphosphatase, with protein MKLDLKILDARMRDQLPAYATTGSAGLDLRACLDEPLTLEPGQTALVPTGLAIHVGDPGYAALILPRSGLGHKHGIVLGNLVGLIDSDYQGQLMISTWNRGETTFVLNPMERLAQLVIVPVVQAEFNIVDDFETSDRGAGGFGSTGKH; from the coding sequence ATGAAACTCGACCTCAAGATTCTCGATGCGCGCATGCGCGACCAACTCCCGGCCTACGCCACCACCGGCAGCGCCGGCCTCGATCTGCGTGCGTGCCTCGACGAACCGCTGACGCTCGAGCCCGGCCAGACGGCGCTGGTGCCGACCGGGCTGGCGATTCACGTCGGTGATCCGGGTTATGCGGCGTTGATCTTGCCGCGCTCGGGGTTGGGACATAAGCACGGCATCGTGCTGGGCAATCTGGTCGGCCTGATCGATTCGGATTACCAAGGTCAGTTGATGATCTCGACGTGGAATCGCGGCGAGACCACCTTCGTGCTTAATCCGATGGAGCGCCTCGCACAACTCGTGATCGTGCCGGTCGTACAAGCCGAGTTCAATATCGTCGACGACTTCGAGACGAGCGATCGCGGTGCGGGCGGGTTCGGTAGCACGGGCAAGCATTGA
- the clpA gene encoding ATP-dependent Clp protease ATP-binding subunit ClpA gives MIAQELEVSLHMAFMEARQARHEFITVEHLLLALLDNPTAAEVLRACAANIEDLRQNLRNFIHDNTPTVPGTDDVDTQPTLGFQRVIQRAIMHVQSTSNGKKEVTGANVLVAIFGEKDSHAVYYLQQQGVTRLDVVNFISHGIAKTSSTDAAKASDANAESDEAAAQKETPLAQFTQNLNQMAKDGRIDPLIGRESEVERVVQVLCRRRKNNPLLVGEAGVGKTAIAEGLAWRITRGEVPDILADAQVYSLDMGALLAGTKYRGDFEQRLKTVLKELKERPHAILFIDEIHTLIGAGAASGGTLDASNLLKPALSSGTLKCIGATTFTEYRGIFEKDAALSRRFQKVDVTEPTVEQTVAILRGLKSRFEEHHGVKYSSGALSAAAELSARFITDRHLPDKAIDVIDEAGAAQRILPKSKQKKTIGKNEIEEIISKIARVPPQSVSQDDRSKLQTLDRDLKSVVFGQDPAIDALSAAIKMARAGLGKLDKPIGAFLFSGPTGVGKTEVAKQLAFTLGIELIRFDMSEYMERHAVSRLIGAPPGYVGFDQGGLLTEAVTKKPHCVLLLDEIEKAHPDIYNVLLQVMDHGTLTDNNGRKADFRNVIIIMTTNAGAEAMGKSVIGFTNRRETGDEMVDIKRMFTPEFRNRLDATISFRSLDEEIIMRVVDKFLMQLEDQLHEKKVDALFTDALRAHLAKHGFDPLMGARPMQRLIQDTIRRALADELLFGKLMNGGRVSVDVDAEDKVQLTFDEHPAPRNPNPEAVEVE, from the coding sequence ATGATTGCCCAGGAACTGGAAGTCAGCCTGCACATGGCGTTCATGGAAGCACGCCAGGCGCGGCACGAGTTCATAACGGTCGAACATCTTTTGCTGGCACTGTTGGACAATCCGACAGCGGCGGAGGTGTTGCGTGCATGCGCGGCCAATATCGAGGATCTGCGCCAGAACCTGCGCAACTTCATACATGACAACACGCCGACCGTGCCTGGCACGGACGACGTCGACACGCAGCCCACGCTGGGTTTCCAGCGTGTGATCCAGCGCGCCATCATGCATGTGCAGTCCACCTCGAATGGCAAGAAGGAAGTGACCGGCGCGAATGTGCTGGTCGCGATCTTCGGCGAGAAGGATTCGCACGCGGTGTACTACCTGCAACAGCAGGGCGTGACGCGTCTGGACGTGGTCAATTTCATCTCGCACGGCATCGCCAAGACGAGCAGCACGGACGCCGCGAAAGCGAGCGACGCGAATGCCGAGTCCGACGAAGCCGCCGCGCAGAAGGAAACGCCGCTCGCGCAGTTCACGCAGAACCTGAACCAGATGGCGAAAGACGGCCGCATCGATCCGCTGATCGGACGCGAGTCGGAAGTCGAGCGTGTGGTGCAGGTGCTGTGTCGCCGGCGCAAGAATAATCCGCTACTGGTCGGTGAGGCGGGGGTCGGTAAGACCGCGATCGCCGAAGGTCTGGCGTGGCGAATTACGCGCGGCGAAGTGCCCGACATCCTAGCGGATGCTCAGGTGTACTCGCTCGACATGGGCGCGCTGCTGGCCGGCACCAAATATCGTGGCGACTTCGAACAGCGTCTGAAGACGGTCCTCAAGGAATTGAAGGAACGTCCGCATGCGATCCTGTTCATCGACGAAATTCATACGCTGATCGGCGCGGGCGCGGCATCGGGCGGCACGCTGGACGCGTCGAATCTGCTGAAGCCGGCGTTGTCGTCGGGCACGCTGAAGTGCATCGGCGCGACCACGTTCACGGAATATCGCGGCATCTTCGAAAAAGACGCGGCACTGTCGCGTCGTTTCCAGAAGGTCGACGTGACCGAGCCAACCGTCGAGCAGACGGTGGCGATTCTGCGTGGCCTGAAGTCGCGTTTCGAAGAGCACCACGGCGTGAAGTATTCGTCGGGCGCACTGTCGGCGGCGGCTGAGTTGTCGGCACGCTTCATCACGGATCGTCACTTGCCGGATAAGGCAATCGACGTGATCGACGAAGCCGGCGCCGCGCAACGCATCCTGCCAAAGTCGAAGCAGAAGAAGACTATCGGCAAGAACGAGATCGAAGAGATCATTTCGAAGATCGCCCGCGTCCCGCCGCAAAGCGTGTCGCAAGACGATCGCAGCAAGCTGCAAACGCTGGATCGCGATCTGAAGAGCGTGGTGTTCGGGCAAGACCCGGCTATCGACGCGCTGTCGGCCGCGATCAAGATGGCGCGTGCAGGGCTCGGCAAATTGGACAAGCCGATCGGCGCATTCCTGTTCTCCGGCCCCACGGGTGTCGGCAAGACGGAGGTGGCGAAGCAGTTGGCGTTCACGCTGGGTATCGAACTGATCCGCTTCGACATGTCGGAATACATGGAGCGGCATGCGGTCAGCCGTTTGATCGGCGCGCCGCCGGGCTATGTCGGTTTCGACCAGGGCGGTCTGCTGACCGAAGCCGTCACGAAGAAGCCGCATTGCGTGCTGCTGCTCGACGAAATCGAGAAGGCGCATCCGGACATCTACAACGTGCTGCTGCAGGTCATGGATCACGGCACGCTGACGGACAACAACGGCCGCAAGGCGGATTTCCGCAACGTCATCATCATCATGACGACGAACGCGGGCGCCGAGGCAATGGGCAAGTCGGTGATCGGTTTCACGAATCGTCGGGAAACCGGCGACGAGATGGTCGACATCAAGCGCATGTTCACGCCGGAGTTCCGTAACCGTCTGGACGCAACGATCAGCTTCCGTTCGCTCGATGAAGAAATCATCATGCGTGTGGTCGACAAGTTCCTGATGCAGTTGGAAGATCAGTTGCACGAGAAGAAGGTCGACGCACTCTTCACCGACGCGTTGCGCGCGCATCTCGCCAAGCACGGTTTCGATCCGTTGATGGGCGCACGGCCGATGCAGCGTCTGATCCAGGACACGATCCGTCGTGCGCTGGCCGACGAGTTGCTGTTCGGCAAGCTGATGAACGGCGGCCGCGTATCGGTCGACGTCGATGCGGAAGACAAGGTGCAGTTGACCTTCGACGAGCATCCGGCGCCGCGCAATCCGAATCCGGAAGCGGTCGAAGTCGAGTAA
- the clpS gene encoding ATP-dependent Clp protease adapter ClpS, producing the protein MAIIPDKQDGTVLERQEKKLKPPSMYKVVLLNDDFTPMEFVVMVVQEYFNKDRETATQVMLKVHREGRGVCGVYTRDIASTKVEQVVTHARQAGHPLQCVMEEA; encoded by the coding sequence ATGGCGATTATCCCGGACAAGCAGGACGGCACCGTACTGGAGCGGCAGGAGAAGAAACTCAAGCCGCCGTCCATGTACAAAGTGGTGCTGCTGAATGACGACTTCACGCCAATGGAATTTGTCGTGATGGTCGTGCAGGAATACTTCAATAAAGATCGTGAAACCGCAACACAGGTAATGTTGAAGGTGCATCGCGAGGGCAGGGGAGTTTGTGGGGTCTATACGCGGGACATCGCGTCGACCAAAGTCGAGCAAGTCGTTACCCACGCACGGCAGGCCGGGCATCCGCTGCAGTGTGTGATGGAGGAAGCATGA
- a CDS encoding cold-shock protein, with amino-acid sequence MATGTVKWFNDAKGFGFITPDEGGEDLFAHFSAIQMNGFKTLKEGQKVTFEVVQGPKGKQASNIQAPA; translated from the coding sequence ATGGCAACTGGTACGGTCAAATGGTTCAATGACGCAAAAGGTTTCGGATTCATCACGCCTGATGAAGGTGGTGAGGATCTGTTTGCACACTTCTCGGCCATCCAGATGAATGGGTTCAAAACCCTCAAGGAAGGCCAAAAGGTGACCTTCGAGGTCGTGCAAGGCCCGAAAGGCAAACAGGCATCGAACATCCAGGCACCCGCCTGA